TGGCGAGATTAGAGGAAAGCAAGGGAATAACACCGTGTGAGCATTCCGATGTCTCTTTACATAAGCAATAATATCAAGGCTATTCAGGAGGTACTATGCAGCCCATAAGACTAATCGCTTTATTTTCACTCCAGGTGGTCTGTTATTCGATGTGCGGAACCTTGATTGCAGGAGATAGCCCTTATTACGAAATCCATGGATATGGCACCCAGACCGAGGGAGGGCTGTCGGGCGAGGTTATCCGGGTCACCAATCTTGACAATTATGGCGATGGTTCGTTAAGGCAGGCTATAGGAACCCCCGGAGCCCGACTGGTTGTATTTGAAGTGGGGGGCGTGATTGATCTGGAGATGAACAATATCAGCGTGAGCAATCCCTATCTGACGGTGGCGGGCCAGACCGCACCCGCCCCCGGGATAACCCTAATCAAAGGCGGCTTGACTGTCAGGACCCATGACGTGGTGATCCAGCACCTGGCTGTTCGTCCCGGCGATGCAGGCCAACTCCCTCAGAGTGGGTGGGAACCGGACGCCATAGCCACTTCGGGTAATGAGGCGTACAACGTGGTGTTCGATCATTGTTCGGCCACCTGGGCGGTGGATGAGAACCTGTCCGTGTCCGGTCCGGGAGATTCAGAACCGATGGCCTCGAGCCATGACGTGACTCTGTATAGATGCATCATTGCCGAATGCCTCTCGTACTCCACGCACTCCAAAGGCCAACATTCCATGGGGACGCTGCTACACGATGGTGTGGCCAATGTATCGATCATCGGATGTCTGTACGCGCATAACAACGCAAGAAATCCATACTATAAAGGCAACAGCCGGGCGGTTGTTGTCAATAACGTCGTCTATAATTCAGGGCATAACTGTGTCCATATGTCCGACTACGGGACTAACAGCGCGGTGATCATCGGCAAGTCCTACGGCGCACTGGTTGGCAATGTATGGATCAAAGGTGTCGATTCCTCCACCGATATATTTGTCCGGGCGACAAAAAGCAGAGCATGCGGTGAGGCTTATCTGGAAGACAATATACTAAAGGACCGGACCGGCGCCGACATGGAGGCGGTAGACAGCTATATTCAAGTGGTAGACAGTCCACCTTTATGGCCTGAGGGGCTGGTAGCCAGACCCGCGGTTGAGGCAGTATTCAGTGTATTGAAGAGCGCCGGTGCGCGGGCCGGGGACAGGGACGCGATTGATGCCCGAATCGTTCAAGCGGCCATCAATGGCACGGGGGAAATAATCGACAGCCAGGGGGAAGTGGGGGGATACCCGAGTTACACGATGACCACACGGAGTATAGAGGTGCCTGAAGGTACGGAGGCCCGCAGAGCATGGCTGGACAGTCTTTCGGCGGCCATTGATACGGATGACGCGCTGGATACTTCTCCCCTGAATCCTGTCCTTGGGACTATCAGTGTCAGTGAGCGGCAGATACCTCAAGAATATGGCCTCGCTTTGACAAACTATCCCAATCCCTTCAACCCGGTCACCCGGATTGATTATACAGTTTCAAGACCAGGTTATGTGCTGCTTACGGTATTCAGCCTGACCGGTCAGGAAATAGCAACACTTGTCGATAAGCGGCAGCAAGCTGGTCGTTATCACATTTATTTCCAGGCCTCCGGTTTGCCAAGCGGGGTATATTTCTATCAGCTCAGAGTAGGGGATGCAGTTATAACTAAAAAGATGACGATATTAAAGTAGTCTCATAGGCTGCATAATCAGGCCATTAACTCGGGCGCCAGTACCGGCTCGTAATTTCTAATCCGATATTTCCATTCTGTGAAAAGGGCTGTAGCTTCGCGCTTTCATTATGATCGCCTACCGCCTCATTCGCAAGAAGCAGCAGGGCCGGGCCCACACCCCGGAAGAAATCCGCTTTCTGGTGGAAGCCTTCGCCAACGGCACCCTGCCGGACTACCAGATGGCAGCCTGGCTCATGGCGGTCTACTTCCAGGGAATGACGGTCGACGAGCGTCAGGAGCTGGTGCGGGCCATGATTGAATCCGGGCGGCGACTGGATTTCTCCCATCTGGACGGCTACGTAGCCGACAAGCACAGCACCGGCGGGGTGGGTGACAAGGTCTCGCTGGTCCTGGGACCGCTGGTGGCTGCCTGTGGGGTATATGTGCCCATGCTGTCCGGCGAGGGGCTGGGCCATACCGGAGGGACCCTGGATAAACTGGATGCCATCCCCGGCTTCAGGACCGATCTGGACCTGGACACCTTCCAGCGGATAGTGGCGCAGGTGGGAATCTGTATCATGCGGCAGACCGATGAAATCTGTCCGGCCGACAAGAAGATGTACGCCCTGCGCGACCTGACGGCCACGGTCGGCTCGCTGCCCTTGATTTGCGGCAGCATAATGAGCAAGAAAGTCGCTGAAGGTATTCAGGGCCTGGTACTGGACGTGAAGTGGGGCAGCGGCGCTTTTATGACCAGCATCGACGATGCTCGGACCCTGGCCCTGGCACTCAAGGATACGGGGGAGGCCTTTGGTGTGCAGACGGTGACCCGCATCACCGATATGAACCAGCCCCTGGGCCGGTCGTCCGGGATATGGTGTGAGGTGCAGGAGGCTATCGAGGTGCTTGAAGGCGGCGGGCCGGATGATCTGGTGACCCTGGCCAAGACCCTTTCGGCGGACATCCTGCGCCTGGCAGGCTTTGATGACCCGGAACGGGTGGTGGAGGAGGCTTTGGCCTCAGGCCGGGCGCGGGAGAAGTTCGATGAAATGGTGGCTGCCCAGGGCGGGGAGGTGGAAGCCCTGACCGACCCGCACCTGCACTGGCCAACTGTGACAATCCCCCTCAAGGCTCCCACCGGCGGCTGTCTCCAGGCTGTTGATACCTACCAGGCCGGGATGTCGCTGATCACGGCTGGGGCCGGGCGCCAGCACCAGAACGAGGCTATTGACCCCACTGCCGGCTTCAGGCTGGAGGTGAAGATCGGTGATGAAGTGCAGGCAGGGGATGAAATTGGCTGTTATTTCGGTACCGACCAGGGCCGGGTGGAAGCCGCCGCCCGGGAGCTGCAGGAGGCGCTGAGCTGGGGGGAGGAGAAGCCGCAGCGGCCGCGGCTGGTGGTGGAGTAGGGGTTGGATAGGTGTGTGGTTTAATATCCACTGACCCCTCATCCCATCCTTCTACCTCAGGTAGAAGGAGCCTTTATTGACGACCTTCTAGGTTCCCTATGGCTGGGCCCCTGTCAATGCCTGAACAGGTCCTGCTCTTCCTCCTCTTCTTCCTCCGGCCGTTTGGGCCAGCCCAGGCGCAGGTCATTCCAGTGGAGCAGGGTATTGAATACGAGGGCGTGGCTGCCGCAGGTCTCGCCGCGCCAGAAGGGACGATTGGCGAACAGTACGACGTGGCCTTTGCCTACAGGCACATCCACCACGGCGGGGGTGCCGGCCAGTTCCTCTTCTCCACGTAACATGCCGCTCATCAACAGGCCTTTTTTAGCAAAGTTGACAACTTCCCGCGGCACTTCCTTTTCCCAGATCTCATCTTTGAGCCAGTCCGGCAGGCGGAAGTCGCGCATTTGCTTGCTTATCTTGAAAACGGGTGCCTGGCTGAAGTAAACGGCCAGGGTATCGCTGTAGCCGTAGGTGATGGGGCTGGTTTTGTCCTTGACCTCGGCTTTGACCACGCAGCCGCGGGCGGCCAGGTTTTTGGTCGGTGTGATACTGATGCGGCGGGTAAGGGCCATCTCGATGGGGAAGGCAGCGATGGAACCTTCGGTGATGAGCACCCCGCCGTTTTCAATGAAGGTTTTCAGATTTATTAATCCTTCATAGCCCATGCCGCGGCGAACATCGTCGGTCTGGTCGATCTTGCCCAGATGGGAGGTGAGGTCACTTTCCTGCCAGGGGATAGGGTCACCGGCGGTGGTGGTACCGGCCACCAGCGTCTGGGGGGAGGCCCAGGTCCGGGGCACGATAATCACGTCGAGGCTGGAGGGATCCAGGGTCGCGATGTCCTGTTCGGAAAGGTGGGCATAAGGGATGCCCAGTTTATCGAAGGCCAGCCGCCACCAGCCGGCGTCCTGGGGCGTGCTTACCCAGGTATGCACCAGGGCCACCCGGGGTGTTTCCACATTGTGGGTGGAGACCGCTGGTTTTTTGGCGGTCCCATTTACCGTCAGCCCGAGGTCTCTGGCCGTCGCGTCAATCCGTTGGGCCAGGTCACCGGGATTGCCTTTTGCGGGGATAATCAGACTGCCGGCATTAAACCTGGACTTATCAACTTCAAAGGCGCTTTCGGCCCCTTCCATCTTTACGTCAGCCAGCTGGAAGCGGAACACTGTCAGGTTATCCTCGGTGGTGTTGTTCACCAGGAAGAACTGGTGTCCCCGGCCCTGGAGACCTCCGGCAGGCTCGATATGACTCTTCAGGGGCTTCATTCCAGCCTGCAGGATGGAGGGATCGTCCACCCGCCGGGCCTGCACCTGCCACAGGTAGGGCAGGGTCCAGCCGGTATCGTCGTAGGGTGGCGGGGCGTCCTTGGGAAAGTCCTGCTCGCCCAGCAGGTTAAGGATCAGGGCCCGGTAGGGCTGATCCAGGCGCACCACATAGGAGCCTTTCGGGGCCGTTCGGGTGACTTTAGCCTTCTCTGAGCTCTGCTTTTCACCTTTGCCTTTATCTCCCCTGGCCGATATCTCTTCGGTCCATTTCAGGTCTTGCGTGGCCTGGTGCACCTCAGCGCCTTCGTCCATCAGCAGATTGACCAGCCCGGCGGCGGCGTGGCTACGGGGCTGGTCATGGCGGATGACCCAGGCATGGGGCGGTTCCTGCCGGCCCTTATTCAC
This genomic stretch from Candidatus Neomarinimicrobiota bacterium harbors:
- a CDS encoding M14 family zinc carboxypeptidase gives rise to the protein MRSTHSAIYLILLFSFQTVVAQINDAAYGDKIKTYTTDERFLSDLVDHLPISETVPSPLEHFGDIIGAPNILHNTAEIHGYLRLLAEHSPRVAVRTIGQTEEGREMIEVVIADEQTITDLETYRGYLNRLADPRTLTEAEAYDIIPRAKPIYYTMTGLHSTETGGPEMFMELAYRLAVGESDMIQAIRAKVIVILVPVAEPDGRDRMVDIYNYRKQHNDIGPDLVYWGKYVAHDNNRDGYGLSLALTRNILASFLYWKPIVGHDLHESVPYLYVSTGTGPYNEYIDPLTIDEWHNLAHEEVTELTKRGMPGVWTHGYYTGWASNYLLWIPNLRNAIGRFYETFGNAIADTRERKLQDSQTSREWYRPNPPLEKTDWSLRNNVNYSQSGLLIALKYVADNGTDLVENFYLKSRNAVNKGRQEPPHAWVIRHDQPRSHAAAGLVNLLMDEGAEVHQATQDLKWTEEISARGDKGKGEKQSSEKAKVTRTAPKGSYVVRLDQPYRALILNLLGEQDFPKDAPPPYDDTGWTLPYLWQVQARRVDDPSILQAGMKPLKSHIEPAGGLQGRGHQFFLVNNTTEDNLTVFRFQLADVKMEGAESAFEVDKSRFNAGSLIIPAKGNPGDLAQRIDATARDLGLTVNGTAKKPAVSTHNVETPRVALVHTWVSTPQDAGWWRLAFDKLGIPYAHLSEQDIATLDPSSLDVIIVPRTWASPQTLVAGTTTAGDPIPWQESDLTSHLGKIDQTDDVRRGMGYEGLINLKTFIENGGVLITEGSIAAFPIEMALTRRISITPTKNLAARGCVVKAEVKDKTSPITYGYSDTLAVYFSQAPVFKISKQMRDFRLPDWLKDEIWEKEVPREVVNFAKKGLLMSGMLRGEEELAGTPAVVDVPVGKGHVVLFANRPFWRGETCGSHALVFNTLLHWNDLRLGWPKRPEEEEEEEQDLFRH
- a CDS encoding T9SS type A sorting domain-containing protein → MQPIRLIALFSLQVVCYSMCGTLIAGDSPYYEIHGYGTQTEGGLSGEVIRVTNLDNYGDGSLRQAIGTPGARLVVFEVGGVIDLEMNNISVSNPYLTVAGQTAPAPGITLIKGGLTVRTHDVVIQHLAVRPGDAGQLPQSGWEPDAIATSGNEAYNVVFDHCSATWAVDENLSVSGPGDSEPMASSHDVTLYRCIIAECLSYSTHSKGQHSMGTLLHDGVANVSIIGCLYAHNNARNPYYKGNSRAVVVNNVVYNSGHNCVHMSDYGTNSAVIIGKSYGALVGNVWIKGVDSSTDIFVRATKSRACGEAYLEDNILKDRTGADMEAVDSYIQVVDSPPLWPEGLVARPAVEAVFSVLKSAGARAGDRDAIDARIVQAAINGTGEIIDSQGEVGGYPSYTMTTRSIEVPEGTEARRAWLDSLSAAIDTDDALDTSPLNPVLGTISVSERQIPQEYGLALTNYPNPFNPVTRIDYTVSRPGYVLLTVFSLTGQEIATLVDKRQQAGRYHIYFQASGLPSGVYFYQLRVGDAVITKKMTILK
- a CDS encoding thymidine phosphorylase; the encoded protein is MIAYRLIRKKQQGRAHTPEEIRFLVEAFANGTLPDYQMAAWLMAVYFQGMTVDERQELVRAMIESGRRLDFSHLDGYVADKHSTGGVGDKVSLVLGPLVAACGVYVPMLSGEGLGHTGGTLDKLDAIPGFRTDLDLDTFQRIVAQVGICIMRQTDEICPADKKMYALRDLTATVGSLPLICGSIMSKKVAEGIQGLVLDVKWGSGAFMTSIDDARTLALALKDTGEAFGVQTVTRITDMNQPLGRSSGIWCEVQEAIEVLEGGGPDDLVTLAKTLSADILRLAGFDDPERVVEEALASGRAREKFDEMVAAQGGEVEALTDPHLHWPTVTIPLKAPTGGCLQAVDTYQAGMSLITAGAGRQHQNEAIDPTAGFRLEVKIGDEVQAGDEIGCYFGTDQGRVEAAARELQEALSWGEEKPQRPRLVVE